One part of the Marinobacter antarcticus genome encodes these proteins:
- the repC gene encoding replication protein C, IncQ-type: MTDKALSKKRSSSITHAKHDPATALASLFRPKTPGPRPGGLKIDAEFDGMEISFLVWRALDTRDQSVLLAAIGMAGMDNQELHADVTGDRGQQLWLDLDPQEHAVFDRAVVLTTSRYSLIQAAGLDDKGQNYGMLEDCLERLSMVGSRAKKQGYEWSMNLLSWASAPDGKINIALNGRFAKALGGQYVHVSLDERRRLHAEAAQLAHAWLSAWCKPGNTQSMSLDKLAEKVWGTPSKNPSTTRSRRDRINKGLSEITELHGWNIKVEGRGQKAKATVRRSRIINH; this comes from the coding sequence ATGACTGATAAAGCCCTTTCAAAAAAGCGTAGTAGCTCGATTACTCATGCGAAGCATGACCCAGCTACTGCACTGGCCTCTCTTTTCAGACCCAAAACCCCAGGACCTCGCCCTGGCGGACTCAAAATAGATGCTGAATTTGATGGGATGGAAATCAGCTTTTTAGTTTGGAGAGCCCTCGATACTCGCGATCAGTCGGTATTACTTGCAGCGATTGGCATGGCCGGGATGGACAACCAAGAATTGCATGCAGATGTAACTGGTGATCGTGGCCAGCAACTCTGGCTCGATCTAGACCCGCAAGAACATGCAGTTTTTGATCGAGCTGTGGTTTTAACCACCTCTCGTTACTCTCTGATTCAGGCCGCTGGCCTCGATGATAAGGGTCAAAATTACGGCATGCTTGAGGACTGCTTGGAACGCCTATCGATGGTTGGATCACGGGCGAAAAAACAGGGCTATGAATGGTCGATGAATTTACTTTCTTGGGCATCTGCGCCAGATGGAAAAATAAACATTGCACTTAATGGGCGATTCGCCAAAGCACTCGGTGGTCAGTATGTCCACGTTTCACTTGATGAACGCCGTAGACTCCACGCTGAAGCCGCACAGTTGGCCCATGCTTGGCTTTCTGCTTGGTGCAAGCCAGGCAATACCCAAAGCATGTCACTAGATAAATTGGCCGAAAAGGTCTGGGGAACCCCTAGCAAAAATCCCTCAACGACACGTAGTCGGCGGGATCGCATAAACAAAGGGCTCTCAGAGATCACCGAACTACACGGCTGGAACATCAAAGTAGAGGGCCGAGGCCAGAAAGCTAAAGCTACTGTTCGGAGATCCCGGATTATTAACCACTGA
- a CDS encoding helicase RepA family protein yields the protein MPIKILDAFTQEPPELDFIWPGFLTGTVGALVAPGATGKSYWALEAAMAVACTVAGGDLVKLNPVKTGPVVYFAGEDPEPALVRRVHSIGKHLNQDARQAISDNLILEPIMGKRLNVMDQRHLDRLIEYCSGARLIVLDTLSRIHQLDENSNGDMARLVGMLEHVAARTGASVLYLHHVSKGSAKDGQGDQQQAARGASALIDNARWCGFVAKMTEQESEKLSNRSGDKAPIGNDRRGFFVRFGVSKQNYDATPLDQWYERREGGVLAPVELVEAKSRRTRGKAKGEFND from the coding sequence ATGCCGATCAAAATACTCGACGCATTTACACAAGAGCCACCTGAACTCGATTTTATCTGGCCTGGCTTTTTAACCGGCACCGTCGGTGCCCTGGTTGCGCCAGGTGCGACTGGTAAAAGCTATTGGGCATTAGAGGCGGCTATGGCCGTGGCCTGCACTGTTGCCGGTGGAGATCTGGTTAAACTCAATCCAGTTAAAACAGGGCCGGTGGTTTATTTCGCTGGAGAAGATCCTGAACCTGCATTGGTTCGCCGTGTTCACAGTATCGGAAAGCATCTTAATCAGGACGCAAGACAAGCCATCAGTGACAATCTGATCCTTGAGCCCATTATGGGGAAGCGACTCAATGTGATGGATCAACGGCATTTGGATCGACTCATTGAGTATTGCTCTGGCGCACGACTCATCGTGCTGGATACACTCTCGCGCATCCACCAACTCGACGAAAATTCAAACGGCGACATGGCACGACTCGTCGGTATGCTGGAGCACGTTGCAGCACGCACAGGAGCTTCAGTGCTATATCTACACCACGTCAGCAAAGGAAGTGCTAAAGATGGGCAGGGCGACCAACAACAAGCAGCTCGGGGCGCTTCTGCACTGATCGACAACGCGAGATGGTGCGGATTTGTTGCGAAAATGACCGAGCAAGAGTCTGAAAAACTGTCTAATCGATCTGGAGACAAAGCCCCAATTGGCAACGACCGGCGCGGTTTTTTCGTCCGCTTTGGCGTTTCCAAGCAGAATTACGATGCCACTCCCCTCGATCAGTGGTATGAACGACGAGAAGGTGGCGTACTGGCTCCTGTAGAGCTTGTAGAAGCGAAAAGCCGCCGAACTAGGGGGAAGGCTAAGGGTGAGTTCAATGACTGA
- a CDS encoding AAA family ATPase, producing MIVLVGSEKGGVGKSTIAAHVAVRLSMTGKPTILIDADPQATSWAWAQARNKYKPDSLRVETTKMTGDIRPGIKDLAASYGHIVVDCGGADSVALRSGMMIAHRLIIPSKVARRDLETLKHVSTLVHTANEKRESEGQSQLLARVVFNMTRALPNFWTRIEGAKKVVESLGLGVCPYPIVERVSYDDTQYQGGTVFDDKTDQKAIDEMERVLKSLLRKENTE from the coding sequence ATGATCGTTTTGGTTGGCAGTGAGAAGGGAGGCGTAGGCAAAAGTACGATAGCTGCGCATGTAGCCGTAAGGCTTTCCATGACAGGAAAGCCAACAATATTAATTGATGCAGACCCACAAGCGACATCTTGGGCCTGGGCGCAAGCTCGGAATAAATATAAGCCTGATTCGCTGAGGGTAGAAACAACCAAGATGACAGGCGATATAAGGCCAGGGATAAAAGACCTGGCAGCGTCATACGGCCATATCGTAGTCGATTGTGGCGGCGCTGATTCCGTGGCTCTAAGGAGCGGTATGATGATCGCGCATAGGTTAATAATCCCGTCAAAGGTGGCACGGAGAGATCTCGAAACACTCAAGCACGTTTCGACTCTTGTCCATACTGCCAATGAAAAGCGAGAGAGTGAGGGACAGAGTCAGCTCCTTGCTCGGGTGGTTTTCAATATGACTAGGGCGCTACCAAATTTTTGGACCAGGATCGAAGGAGCGAAAAAGGTGGTTGAGTCGCTGGGGCTGGGAGTTTGCCCATATCCGATCGTTGAGAGAGTCAGTTACGACGACACTCAATACCAAGGTGGAACAGTTTTCGATGATAAAACTGACCAAAAAGCTATCGATGAAATGGAGCGTGTTTTGAAATCATTGCTCCGTAAAGAAAATACGGAGTAG
- a CDS encoding ribbon-helix-helix domain-containing protein gives MTKPNFDLNDDFVKGAEDRASEHKAKPRDNLVMLNSRVPKELRDRLKFAALIHDRSNGSIVIEALENWLNAAESKEPKSTAFDNDGL, from the coding sequence ATGACAAAACCAAATTTTGATCTGAATGATGATTTTGTGAAAGGTGCAGAAGATCGAGCTAGTGAGCATAAAGCAAAACCCAGAGATAACCTGGTCATGCTAAATTCTCGGGTTCCAAAAGAGCTACGTGATCGCCTAAAATTTGCAGCTTTGATCCATGACCGGTCAAACGGTTCTATTGTCATTGAAGCACTTGAGAACTGGTTAAATGCAGCAGAATCGAAAGAGCCAAAAAGTACCGCCTTTGATAATGACGGTCTTTAG
- a CDS encoding HindIII family type II restriction endonuclease gives MKYDVITQDQIDQRNYWIDEISRLSGNFGVDADKVENEINVEIEKTGITAVLGHLRLCGAIPESYGHDTSEEKLYSKYTDVVIHEAFSAMGLQSLVLKTRADVADVECVAEDYSFVADAKAFRLSRTAKNQKDFKVQAMDGWKHGKPYAIVVCPVYQLPSRSSQIYHQAATRSVCVGTYSHLAVLVQYAELVSKSKAIELLKELFISVESMNPSKDAPAYWQCLNRTMLGFDKKIRDLWREEKIASSESVNISREESLHFLASERERLMKMSKEQAISEILKSSKIGSKIKAVKSVCDNGLFGMV, from the coding sequence ATGAAATACGACGTTATTACGCAAGATCAAATTGATCAGAGAAACTATTGGATCGACGAAATAAGTCGACTTAGCGGTAATTTTGGTGTGGACGCAGATAAGGTAGAAAATGAGATTAACGTTGAAATTGAAAAGACCGGGATAACCGCAGTGTTAGGCCACCTGAGATTATGCGGGGCAATTCCCGAAAGCTACGGGCACGATACAAGTGAAGAAAAGCTCTACTCCAAATATACAGACGTGGTAATCCACGAAGCATTTTCCGCGATGGGTTTGCAGAGCCTGGTTCTAAAGACCAGAGCTGATGTGGCAGACGTGGAATGTGTCGCAGAAGACTATAGCTTTGTCGCAGATGCAAAAGCATTCAGGTTGAGTCGAACAGCAAAAAACCAAAAGGACTTTAAAGTGCAAGCTATGGATGGCTGGAAACATGGAAAACCCTACGCTATTGTCGTTTGTCCTGTTTACCAGCTTCCATCACGAAGTAGTCAGATCTATCATCAGGCTGCAACACGATCAGTTTGCGTAGGGACGTATTCGCATCTTGCAGTGCTTGTTCAGTACGCGGAGCTGGTCTCTAAGTCAAAAGCAATTGAACTACTCAAGGAGTTATTTATAAGTGTTGAGTCTATGAATCCATCGAAAGATGCACCAGCCTATTGGCAATGTTTGAATAGAACAATGCTTGGTTTTGACAAAAAAATCAGAGATCTGTGGCGAGAAGAAAAAATAGCTTCTTCTGAATCAGTTAATATATCCAGAGAAGAATCTCTGCACTTTTTAGCGTCAGAGCGCGAAAGGCTCATGAAAATGTCTAAGGAGCAGGCTATCTCAGAAATTCTAAAGTCTAGCAAAATAGGCAGCAAAATCAAAGCGGTAAAGTCAGTGTGCGACAATGGCCTATTTGGAATGGTGTAA
- a CDS encoding DNA-methyltransferase, with amino-acid sequence MSEDFLNKITLGDCVDYIPSLDNESVHLLLSDIPYGISLDDWDVLHGNTNSALLGSSPAQHGKSGFKRRGKPINGWSQADRNIGLEYQEWCRKWSSLVYEKMKPGSFAFIFGARRTIHRVINAFEDSGFLLKDTLAWKKGSAHHRAQRVSIVMERRGLTEEAEKWEGWRLGNLAPIWEPIAWFVKPYTIGGTITDNILNHEVGAMNIAECNINNASPTNLLEFAFKKSEDRLHEAQKPIDLIKYLIKLSTREGQVVLDPFMGSGTTAAAALSLNRQFIGFESSKEHWVNASGRIKNSNCEKKADKKTVKQEALF; translated from the coding sequence ATGAGTGAAGATTTCCTTAATAAGATAACTCTGGGCGATTGTGTCGATTACATTCCAAGCCTGGATAACGAGAGCGTTCATCTTCTCCTCTCTGATATTCCGTATGGTATTAGTCTAGACGACTGGGATGTTCTTCATGGCAATACAAATTCTGCGCTTCTTGGAAGCTCCCCTGCCCAGCATGGAAAGTCAGGATTTAAACGTAGAGGGAAGCCAATTAACGGCTGGTCACAGGCAGATAGAAATATTGGCTTGGAATATCAGGAATGGTGCCGTAAATGGTCTAGTTTGGTTTATGAGAAAATGAAACCTGGCTCTTTTGCGTTTATATTCGGAGCACGAAGGACGATTCATAGAGTTATAAACGCATTTGAAGATTCTGGTTTTCTATTAAAAGATACATTAGCTTGGAAGAAAGGGTCGGCGCACCATAGAGCCCAACGCGTTAGTATCGTCATGGAGCGTCGAGGTTTAACCGAAGAAGCAGAAAAGTGGGAAGGTTGGAGGCTTGGTAATCTTGCGCCAATTTGGGAGCCGATAGCTTGGTTTGTGAAACCGTATACCATTGGTGGCACAATAACAGATAACATATTAAATCATGAAGTTGGGGCAATGAATATTGCAGAGTGCAATATTAACAATGCAAGCCCTACAAACCTTTTGGAATTTGCTTTTAAAAAAAGTGAAGATCGATTACATGAAGCTCAAAAGCCAATTGATTTGATTAAATATCTTATAAAGTTAAGTACGAGGGAGGGGCAGGTGGTTCTTGATCCGTTTATGGGGAGCGGAACCACTGCCGCAGCCGCCCTATCTCTCAATCGTCAGTTTATAGGGTTCGAATCTAGCAAGGAGCACTGGGTTAATGCCTCCGGCCGAATTAAAAATAGCAACTGTGAAAAAAAAGCAGACAAAAAAACCGTTAAGCAGGAAGCATTGTTTTAA
- a CDS encoding DNA-binding protein: MALTTETIHQAADRIAERGEKPTQAKVRTELGGGSFTTISEAMKIWNEKRSEEHELAEVQVPEVITERLEQLQGAIWNAAINEAERRLSTEREALKVAREQSESELAEAQEAVELLESEQEDLKKQVSDSSEELQKVQAELVNYKDRLMNLRSDTSEALSKKTAEIESLKATVTELRKSLEKSEKRSESLESKLEQNQKEHQEETKMIRKDHKSETDTIQGNHREALAAETKKVESLESRNNKLATAKEHSEARLEAAQTEIEQHRSATAKMREKLELTQQEAAELRGEVKALNSQKRRNKGDV; this comes from the coding sequence ATGGCACTTACAACTGAAACCATTCATCAAGCTGCTGATCGTATTGCTGAGCGGGGCGAAAAACCTACTCAAGCCAAAGTCCGCACCGAATTGGGCGGTGGTTCTTTCACAACTATTTCAGAAGCGATGAAGATCTGGAATGAGAAACGATCAGAAGAGCATGAGCTTGCTGAAGTGCAAGTGCCGGAAGTTATTACTGAACGCCTGGAACAGCTCCAGGGCGCAATCTGGAATGCTGCCATCAATGAAGCTGAACGCCGCTTATCCACTGAACGTGAAGCTTTGAAGGTTGCTCGTGAACAGTCTGAATCCGAACTGGCTGAAGCCCAGGAAGCGGTCGAACTTCTAGAATCTGAGCAGGAAGATCTGAAGAAACAAGTTTCTGACTCTTCTGAAGAACTTCAAAAAGTCCAAGCAGAACTGGTTAATTATAAAGACCGCCTGATGAATCTTCGGTCAGATACGTCTGAGGCACTTTCGAAAAAGACAGCAGAAATTGAGTCTCTAAAAGCAACTGTTACCGAGTTGCGCAAGTCCTTGGAGAAGTCCGAGAAGCGCTCAGAGTCGCTTGAATCCAAGCTTGAGCAGAATCAAAAGGAACACCAGGAAGAAACCAAAATGATTCGGAAGGATCACAAAAGCGAGACTGATACGATCCAAGGGAATCACCGTGAAGCCCTTGCCGCCGAAACCAAAAAAGTCGAATCCCTGGAGAGCCGGAATAATAAACTGGCAACGGCTAAAGAGCACTCAGAAGCTCGATTAGAAGCCGCTCAAACTGAAATTGAGCAGCATCGGTCAGCTACGGCCAAGATGCGCGAAAAGCTGGAATTGACCCAACAGGAAGCCGCTGAACTACGCGGTGAAGTAAAGGCACTCAATAGCCAAAAGAGAAGGAATAAAGGTGATGTCTGA